One Rosa chinensis cultivar Old Blush chromosome 3, RchiOBHm-V2, whole genome shotgun sequence DNA window includes the following coding sequences:
- the LOC121052004 gene encoding putative F-box/LRR-repeat protein At3g58880, with product MNSRPKKTRLTDQTEILANADEEGKSKDWIDELPSCIVSYILSLLTIKDAWDASLVSRRWHEHLWNSILTRPNLEFDIPNIFGSRYAGAKFTDTTSDSIRLINQFKTPDFVQRVNAVLKHYRGKKVESFKVAFFLDGSTADLDNWIRFAITKGVEVLHLHLFQDPIHGTKKYVFPYELLSELKSSTLKHLSLHRCVLRPSPDHFDRFNQLTSLCLNQVDLGETFLQACMFSVCLFLESLTLIRCHLDSCLIVSGSLLHLNDLKLFQCFNLSRIEISALNLISFEYTGRIPTISFIQAPRLSRIYFWGLNNNTIANANALTQFASTPALETLQLLIVQEVPQSIPTFRYIKQLDLNIVLGEKSDYNVHDLMLVLNLLKATPVLEELVIKVRHPKYSEKNQQERTEISGFAHDCLRRVKMQGFQSNACEIEFAIWLLKYSLKLEIMVIDPFGDMYLGGDMWEAIDAYGLRSARSWEEHRAFVQKELKRVQTHAQVIVL from the exons ATGAATTCTCGACCCAAAAAAACAAGGCTGACGGATCAAACTGAAATTTTAGCAAAT GCTGATGAGGAGGGCAAAAGTAAAGATTGGATTGATGAGTTGCCGAGTTGTATTGTCTCATACATACTTTCCTTGTTAACCATAAAAGATGCATGGGATGCAAGCTTGGTATCCCGTCGTTGGCATGAACATTTGTGGAATTCAATATTAACAAGGCCCAATCTTGAATTTGACATTCCAAACATTTTTGGAAGTAGATATGCTGGAGCCAAGTTTACTGATACTACATCGGATAGCATTCGTTTGATAAATCAATTTAAAACACCAGACTTTGTACAACGTGTGAATGCAGTTTTGAAGCACTACCGTGGTAAGAAGGTAGAGTCTTTCAAAGTGGCTTTCTTTCTTGATGGATCTACTGCCGACCTTGATAACTGGATTCGTTTTGCAATTACAAAGGGAGTTGAGGTCCTTCATCTTCATTTGTTTCAAGACCCCATCCATGGAACAAAGAAATATGTTTTTCCTTATGAGTTACTTTCGGAACTGAAATCTTCCACTCTGAAGCACCTGTCATTGCACAGATGTGTTCTACGACCTTCCCCTGATCATTTTGACAGATTCAATCAGCTAACAAGTCTTTGTCTTAATCAAGTCGACCTGGGTGAAACATTTCTTCAGGCATGTATGTTCTCCGTTTGTTTGTTCCTCGAGAGCTTGACCTTGATTCGGTGCCATCTGGATTCATGTCTGATTGTTTCTGGTTCATTACTTCATCTAAATGATTTGAAACTTTTCCAGTGTTTTAACTTATCAAGAATTGAGATTTCAGCATTAAATCTTATCTCCTTTGAGTACACTGGACGCATTCCCACTATTTCTTTTATCCAAGCTCCACGTTTATCAAGAATTTATTTTTGGGGGCTGAATAACAATACAATAGCTAATGCTAATGCATTAACCCAATTTGCATCGACTCCTGCGCTTGAGACTCTTCAACTATTGATTGTTCAG GAAGTACCCCAAAGTATTCCAACATTTAGATACATCAAGCAGCTGGACTTGAATATCGTTTTGGGTGAAAAGTCGGACTACAACGTTCATGACCTCATGTTGGTTCTGAATCTTCTCAAGGCTACACCCGTTCTGGAAGAACTTGTGATAAAG GTACGTCATCCAAAGTACTCGGAGAAAAACCAACAAGAAAGAACAGAAATTTCTGGGTTCGCACATGATTGTTTGAGAAGAGTTAAGATGCAGGGATTCCAAAGTAATGCCTGTGAGATAGAGTTTGCTATTTGGCTTCTGAAATATTCATTGAAGCTTGAGATAATGGTAATCGACCCGTTTGGAGACATGTATTTGGGTGGGGATATGTGGGAGGCCATCGACGCATATGGTTTAAGATCGGCTCGCAGCTGGGAAGAACACAGAGCATTTGTTCAAAAAGAACTAAAGAGAGTGCAGACTCATGCTCAAGTTATAGTTCTATAA
- the LOC121052288 gene encoding protein virilizer homolog, producing MEQLVHVFSRDKQNTTATTLLLLGVVEKATQHSFGCEGFLAWWPREDENIPSGVSDGYSRLLNLLLQKQRHDVASCATYVLHRLRFYEVTSRFECAALSVLGGLSTVGRVTSDTLDMLICAKSQLKKLLKLITSRGPIEDPSPVARATRKLILGQTEGLLSYKASSNLIASSNCCFSNRDIDLHLLDLLKLYLPL from the exons ATGGAGCAGCTTGTACATGTCTTCAGTCGTGATAAGCAGAATACTACCGCAACAACATTACTTCTACTTGGAGTTGTTGAGAAGGCTACTCAGCATTCTTTTGGATGTGAAGGATTTTTAGCTTGGTGGCCTCGTGAAGATGAAAATATTCCATCTGGTGTCAGTGATGGTTACAGTAGATTGTTGAATTTGTTGTTGCAAAAACAGCGTCATGACGTTGCTTCATGTGCAACTTATGTCCTTCATCGCTTAAGATTTTATGAGGTTACTTCAAGATTTGAG TGTGCAGCTTTGTCTGTATTGGGAGGTCTCTCTACTGTTGGTAGGGTCACAAGTGATACTTTGGACATGCTTATCTGTGCAAAATCGCAACTTAAAAAGCTCTTG AAATTGATAACTTCACGTGGTCCAATTGAAGATCCTTCCCCCGTTGCtcgtgcaaccagaaaattgaTTCTTGGTCAAACTGAAGGTTTGTTGTCATATAAAGCATCCAGTAACTTGATTGCTTCATCAAATTGTTGTTTCTCAAATCGGGATATCGACTTGCATTTGCTGGATCTTCTCAAGTTATATCTTCCTCTTTGA